From the Roseofilum casamattae BLCC-M143 genome, one window contains:
- a CDS encoding diguanylate cyclase domain-containing protein, producing the protein MTPISIPGYHPTEIAYQGEQTAVFRGTRTGDGQPVIIKLLRTARPDFHQLVQLRNQYEISRDLNHPAIARSLALERYRNGYALIMADSGAIALSDYWPQRDRSLSEFAIVAVQLAEALHYLNQQRIIHKDIKPSNIIIHPATARVQLIDFSISTLLTKEQHIPNSNSLEGTLDYISPEQTGRMNRGIDYRTDLYSLGVTFFELLMGELPFLSNDPMELVHCHMAKIPLPMSDRLVGHSSGVQEDIPIVLSDIVMKLMAKNPEDRYQSALGLKYDLEQCWEQWSDRRAIERFTVGQRDRCDRFIISDKLYGRDEPIQQLLDAFARTATPGDSKQTELVLVTGFSGIGKTATIKEIHQPIVRQQGYFIQGQFNRLNRNIPFSAFVQAFQDLVRQLLGESDEQLVLWKAKILDAVGEQGQVAIDVIPDLERIIGPQPNIPQLSDSAAQHRFNLLFCQLIGAIASPEHPIVLFLDNLQRADLASLKLLEQFINRPSIQHLLILGAYRDNEIYPTHPLSLLLDQMGKDCPQVSTIHLQALDRQSVNHWIADTLLCSAEMASPLSDLVYQKTQGNPFFAAQFLKGLYEDGWITFASDAIHPGNSLGVWQCDLTQVRQLALTNDVVTFMVERLQKLPEATQDILKIAACLGDSFNLETLSIAIAKDKETIALELWPALTEEFIIPESTTYKFFQRSEHFVEVGKRNLCQIDLDKARVSYRFLHDRVRQAAYFLICDRHKKNTHLTIGRRLLEQIRDRQLDELDAIIVDAVNQMNLGSDAPIDRYEKHYLAQLNCRAGEQAKAGTGYLAALGYAEIGISLLPANPWQHDYQLTLDLYNLSAEAAYLAGNNSTSEAAIALILQYGNNILDKLKAYQTKIKILIGNNQFIKAIELGLKILDYLGVDLPLDPENAEIKTALDRLNQKLQYYPMDVLLNFRPMTSPTQLGAMRILSSLLNAAYLGRPKLLPLLVAKQVELSITYGNTSISPSAYANYGLILCGVVEDIERGKRFGRLAIDLLDTVESQEFAARTIEIACLGIKHWKEPIKSTLKPLLKSYQIGLTSGDLESSAFAAYDYCAHLLVVGENLETLARTMSDYSSKIRELQQPTVFHLNELHRQTVLMLLQEEHNSCQLKGDAYDEEQMLPIHQASNDVSSLALFYIDKLFLCYLLGDRQQAIACGREAESYLEGIAGQVFVPIFHWYDALSWLALYSQLDPSEQATAIDRIEFHESKLAKWARFAPMNYMHKFDLIRAEKCRILRRNTEAIDFYDRAIAGAKANQYIQDESLANELAARFYLDWGKEKIAMAYIQEAYQGYQQWGASAIVSRLEIDYFILLHPILDRCQPTPNTSNPPSTSTTQVPSELDLASALKASRAISEEIELDTLLSKLMQIIVENAGADRGILILNNGGTWEMAALCNQGICNRLTTTLDRHTIIPTSIINTVKRTQRTILIDSLDEDTRFTGDPYFQQQHPQSLCCTPVLNQRQPIGILYLENHCTTRAFSPERLEVLNLLTAQAAISIENATLYKKIEYYAQTLEAQVEERTQELAQANATLYRLANLDGLTQVANRRSFDRYLQDEWQRSQRTRQPISLVLCDVDYFKQYNDCYGHQAGDRILQQLARALEQSVNHQPSLVARYGGEEFAIVLPKTDRHGAVTTAARIRKSINELKLTHQNSLVGKTITVSMGVHSIIPSNEQSWEQLIQIADFALYQAKQQGRDRYCYAASTSKPILYYA; encoded by the coding sequence ATGACCCCAATTTCTATTCCTGGCTATCACCCAACGGAAATCGCGTACCAAGGGGAACAAACTGCGGTATTCCGAGGGACTCGAACGGGTGATGGTCAACCTGTCATTATCAAACTTCTACGCACTGCTCGCCCCGACTTCCATCAACTTGTCCAACTGCGCAACCAGTATGAAATCAGTCGAGATTTAAACCATCCAGCGATCGCCCGTTCCCTGGCTTTAGAGCGCTATCGCAATGGCTATGCCTTGATTATGGCAGACTCCGGGGCCATTGCTCTGTCCGATTACTGGCCGCAGCGCGATCGCAGTTTATCAGAATTTGCGATCGTTGCCGTTCAACTGGCCGAAGCCTTACACTATCTCAATCAACAACGCATCATTCATAAAGATATAAAACCCAGTAACATTATTATCCATCCAGCAACCGCCCGCGTACAGCTGATTGATTTTAGTATCTCGACCTTATTGACAAAAGAACAACATATCCCGAACTCGAATAGTTTAGAAGGGACTCTGGACTACATCTCTCCAGAACAAACGGGACGCATGAATCGGGGAATTGACTATCGCACGGACTTATATTCCCTCGGAGTCACCTTTTTTGAACTTCTCATGGGGGAGTTGCCTTTTCTCAGTAACGATCCGATGGAATTAGTCCATTGTCATATGGCCAAAATACCCTTACCGATGTCTGATAGACTTGTCGGACACTCATCGGGAGTACAAGAGGATATTCCTATAGTGCTGTCAGATATTGTGATGAAACTGATGGCGAAAAATCCGGAAGATCGCTATCAAAGTGCTTTGGGTTTAAAGTACGATCTAGAGCAATGCTGGGAACAATGGTCCGATCGAAGAGCAATCGAACGATTTACCGTGGGACAACGAGATAGATGCGATCGCTTTATTATTTCAGACAAGCTCTACGGACGAGACGAACCCATACAACAATTACTCGATGCATTTGCTCGCACTGCAACCCCAGGCGATAGCAAGCAAACCGAGCTAGTTTTAGTCACTGGATTTTCTGGAATTGGTAAAACAGCAACCATTAAAGAAATTCATCAACCTATTGTTCGCCAACAAGGCTATTTCATTCAAGGTCAGTTTAATCGATTAAATCGCAACATTCCCTTTTCTGCCTTCGTCCAAGCCTTTCAAGATTTGGTGCGCCAACTACTCGGCGAAAGCGATGAGCAATTAGTCCTGTGGAAAGCCAAAATTTTGGATGCTGTCGGCGAACAAGGCCAAGTGGCGATCGATGTCATTCCGGATTTAGAACGAATTATCGGCCCCCAACCCAACATCCCGCAACTGTCGGATAGTGCGGCGCAACATCGATTTAATCTTCTTTTTTGTCAGCTCATTGGCGCGATCGCGAGTCCCGAACATCCGATCGTTCTTTTTCTGGATAATTTACAACGAGCCGATCTAGCGTCTTTAAAGCTGCTAGAGCAATTTATCAACCGTCCCAGTATTCAACACTTACTTATCCTAGGAGCCTATCGAGATAATGAGATTTATCCTACCCATCCGTTGAGTCTTCTGCTAGACCAAATGGGTAAAGATTGTCCTCAAGTATCAACCATTCATCTCCAAGCTCTAGATCGTCAATCGGTTAATCATTGGATTGCCGATACTCTATTGTGTTCGGCAGAAATGGCGTCACCTCTCTCCGATTTAGTCTATCAAAAAACGCAAGGAAATCCTTTTTTTGCCGCTCAATTTCTGAAAGGATTGTATGAAGACGGCTGGATTACATTTGCTTCCGATGCTATCCATCCGGGCAATAGCCTGGGGGTGTGGCAGTGCGATCTAACTCAAGTACGACAGTTAGCTCTCACCAATGATGTGGTAACCTTTATGGTCGAGCGATTGCAAAAGTTACCAGAAGCCACACAAGATATATTAAAGATTGCAGCCTGTCTGGGAGATTCGTTTAATCTAGAAACTCTGAGTATTGCGATCGCGAAAGACAAAGAGACCATTGCCTTAGAGTTATGGCCGGCATTAACTGAAGAATTTATTATCCCCGAGAGCACGACCTATAAGTTTTTCCAGAGAAGCGAACATTTCGTCGAGGTAGGCAAGAGAAACCTCTGCCAGATCGATCTCGATAAAGCACGAGTGTCTTATCGATTTTTACACGATCGCGTTCGTCAAGCTGCTTATTTTCTCATTTGCGATCGCCACAAAAAAAATACCCATTTAACGATCGGCCGGCGTCTGCTCGAGCAGATCCGCGATCGACAACTCGATGAACTTGATGCCATCATTGTTGATGCGGTCAACCAAATGAATTTGGGATCGGATGCCCCGATCGATCGATATGAAAAACATTATTTAGCACAATTAAATTGCCGAGCTGGAGAACAAGCAAAAGCCGGAACCGGTTATTTGGCTGCCCTCGGCTATGCTGAAATTGGTATTTCCTTACTCCCAGCGAACCCTTGGCAACATGACTATCAACTGACATTAGACTTATACAATCTATCAGCAGAGGCTGCCTATCTTGCCGGGAATAATAGCACATCGGAAGCCGCGATCGCTCTCATATTACAGTATGGCAATAATATCTTAGACAAACTGAAAGCGTATCAAACAAAAATCAAAATATTAATTGGCAACAATCAATTCATTAAAGCGATTGAACTGGGATTAAAGATATTAGACTATTTAGGAGTCGATCTGCCATTGGATCCGGAGAATGCAGAGATAAAAACAGCGTTAGATCGACTCAACCAAAAGCTACAATACTATCCGATGGATGTCTTGCTCAATTTTCGTCCCATGACGTCTCCGACTCAACTGGGAGCCATGCGAATTTTGTCGAGTCTTTTGAATGCCGCTTACTTAGGACGACCGAAATTACTCCCTCTTTTAGTAGCGAAGCAAGTTGAATTATCCATTACTTATGGGAATACGAGCATTTCTCCTTCGGCTTATGCGAACTATGGGTTAATTCTCTGCGGGGTAGTGGAAGATATCGAACGAGGCAAACGATTTGGTCGCTTGGCGATTGATTTGTTAGATACCGTTGAATCTCAAGAGTTTGCAGCACGGACTATTGAAATCGCCTGTTTGGGAATCAAACATTGGAAAGAGCCAATTAAATCAACCTTGAAACCGCTCTTGAAAAGCTATCAGATTGGCTTGACCTCTGGCGATTTGGAATCTTCAGCATTTGCGGCTTATGACTATTGCGCTCATTTACTGGTCGTTGGTGAAAATCTGGAGACATTAGCAAGAACTATGTCGGACTACAGTTCCAAAATTAGAGAACTGCAACAACCGACAGTTTTTCACTTAAACGAACTGCACCGACAAACCGTATTAATGTTGTTGCAGGAAGAGCATAACTCTTGTCAGTTGAAAGGAGACGCTTATGATGAAGAGCAAATGCTACCTATCCATCAAGCCAGTAACGATGTTAGCTCTCTGGCATTATTTTATATCGATAAACTCTTTTTGTGTTACTTATTAGGCGATCGCCAACAAGCCATCGCTTGCGGACGCGAAGCCGAATCTTATCTCGAAGGCATTGCCGGTCAAGTCTTTGTCCCCATCTTTCATTGGTATGATGCCCTCTCTTGGCTTGCCCTTTATTCTCAATTGGATCCATCAGAACAAGCAACGGCCATAGACCGCATTGAATTTCACGAGAGCAAACTGGCAAAATGGGCCCGTTTTGCACCCATGAATTACATGCATAAATTTGACTTAATCCGGGCAGAAAAATGTCGGATTTTGAGGAGAAATACGGAAGCCATTGACTTTTACGATCGCGCAATTGCTGGAGCGAAAGCCAATCAATATATCCAGGACGAGAGCCTGGCCAACGAACTTGCCGCTCGGTTTTATCTCGATTGGGGGAAAGAAAAAATTGCCATGGCTTATATCCAAGAAGCTTACCAGGGATATCAGCAGTGGGGTGCCAGTGCGATCGTCTCCCGGCTAGAAATAGACTACTTTATCTTGCTCCATCCTATTCTCGATCGCTGCCAACCTACACCAAACACTTCAAATCCTCCATCAACGTCAACCACCCAAGTCCCTTCCGAACTCGATCTGGCCTCTGCGTTAAAAGCCTCGCGGGCGATCTCGGAAGAAATCGAACTCGATACCCTATTATCCAAATTAATGCAAATTATTGTTGAGAATGCTGGTGCCGATCGCGGAATTCTGATTCTCAATAATGGCGGCACGTGGGAGATGGCCGCTCTCTGCAATCAGGGAATATGCAACCGATTAACAACAACCCTAGATCGCCATACCATTATACCCACTAGCATTATCAATACGGTAAAACGGACGCAACGAACCATTCTCATTGACAGCTTAGACGAAGATACTCGATTCACTGGCGATCCTTACTTTCAGCAACAGCATCCGCAAAGCCTGTGCTGTACTCCCGTACTCAACCAACGGCAACCAATTGGCATTCTCTATCTGGAAAACCATTGTACGACCCGCGCCTTTTCTCCAGAGCGACTTGAAGTATTGAATCTGCTGACGGCTCAAGCGGCGATTTCTATTGAGAATGCCACGCTCTACAAGAAGATCGAATACTACGCTCAAACCTTAGAAGCGCAAGTCGAAGAACGCACCCAAGAACTGGCTCAAGCTAATGCAACGCTCTATCGTTTAGCCAATTTAGATGGTTTAACTCAAGTGGCTAACCGGCGCTCTTTCGATCGTTATTTGCAAGACGAGTGGCAGCGCAGTCAGCGAACTCGCCAACCAATTTCTCTGGTTCTTTGCGATGTGGATTATTTTAAACAATACAACGATTGTTACGGCCATCAAGCTGGCGATCGCATTCTGCAACAACTCGCTCGCGCTCTCGAGCAGAGCGTTAATCATCAACCGTCTTTGGTAGCTCGCTATGGTGGTGAAGAATTTGCCATTGTTCTCCCCAAAACTGACCGACATGGTGCAGTGACGACTGCCGCTCGTATCCGCAAGAGCATCAACGAGCTGAAGTTAACTCATCAAAACTCTTTAGTGGGCAAAACTATTACGGTAAGCATGGGAGTTCATAGTATTATTCCCAGCAACGAACAAAGTTGGGAACAATTAATTCAGATCGCCGATTTTGCTTTATATCAAGCGAAACAACAGGGACGCGATCGCTATTGCTATGCTGCTTCTACCTCAAAGCCAATACTTTACTATGCTTAA
- a CDS encoding GmrSD restriction endonuclease domain-containing protein, giving the protein MSIAPRGMTVTEAYRLYRSGSLLVNRKYQRKLIWSVEEKEKLIGSILKGYPIPLILLAERPPVHGSAKDKIYEIIDGMQRLNAICSFIEKSFPFHEAYFDINQHPTAKQYADEGKFEVLEYDRYLSPRECTDILDYQLAVTVYTAMDESDIIEVFGRINSGGKHLSNQERRQAGVTTSFSEVVRTIAMQLRGDDTQKTIQLSDMPQVSIDSKRNHQGYGIQAEETLWCKQGILTPRQLRDSEDEAMIADIAASILLAKPIQVSKEKMDRIYDKETDEFQLIEKALASHSSALLEENIVKTFSVLGETIEAYSTDHKCLLQLVNPGTTNPILQAFYTIFMAFFDLVIDSQRLPGDSKEIMLSLKNLQKDLEISKRYKTTTGRITNIKKTKGLIQDYFVERSQSTLGQGAELAQKFKNALLRSRSETAKYECKQGLLYLNPNNREVNEDLLQRLVQTICGIANSDPEVAGYIFIGVADGREDAEKIEKLDSSHFVEVSGRYVVGIDREAEILGKKLEDYVGIIINTIKKSELTDPLKTQVITKLDTIKYKDLSVIIINIPPQNQISFLGEKAFIRENSSTVEARGKTLLAIYDLFQKR; this is encoded by the coding sequence ATGAGTATTGCTCCACGTGGAATGACAGTAACTGAAGCTTATCGACTTTATCGGTCAGGCAGCTTATTGGTTAACAGAAAGTATCAAAGAAAATTAATCTGGTCAGTGGAAGAGAAAGAAAAACTCATTGGAAGTATTTTAAAAGGATACCCAATTCCCTTGATTTTGCTAGCTGAACGTCCTCCCGTACATGGTAGTGCGAAAGACAAGATTTATGAAATTATTGATGGTATGCAGCGACTCAATGCTATTTGCAGTTTCATTGAAAAGTCATTTCCATTTCATGAAGCATATTTTGATATAAATCAGCATCCAACAGCTAAACAATATGCAGATGAAGGCAAATTTGAAGTTCTTGAATACGATCGTTATTTATCTCCTAGAGAATGTACGGATATATTAGATTACCAACTGGCTGTTACGGTTTATACAGCGATGGATGAAAGTGATATCATAGAAGTCTTTGGCAGAATAAATTCCGGTGGTAAACATTTAAGTAATCAAGAGAGGCGACAAGCAGGGGTAACAACATCTTTCTCAGAGGTAGTTCGTACAATTGCTATGCAGTTGCGCGGGGATGACACTCAGAAAACAATTCAACTTTCTGATATGCCTCAAGTAAGCATTGATTCCAAAAGAAATCATCAAGGTTATGGAATTCAGGCAGAAGAGACCTTATGGTGTAAACAGGGAATCCTTACACCACGCCAGCTTCGTGATAGTGAGGATGAAGCAATGATCGCTGATATTGCTGCATCAATTTTACTAGCAAAACCTATACAAGTTAGCAAAGAAAAGATGGATCGCATCTATGATAAAGAAACAGACGAATTTCAATTGATAGAGAAAGCACTTGCAAGTCACAGCTCTGCTTTGTTAGAAGAAAATATTGTTAAAACATTTTCTGTTTTGGGTGAAACTATTGAAGCATATAGTACGGATCATAAATGCTTGCTGCAACTGGTTAATCCAGGTACTACAAATCCAATACTGCAAGCATTTTACACCATATTTATGGCATTTTTTGACTTGGTGATTGATTCTCAACGTCTTCCAGGTGACTCTAAAGAAATCATGTTGTCACTCAAAAACCTGCAAAAAGATCTAGAAATCAGTAAACGGTACAAAACGACTACAGGACGTATAACGAACATCAAAAAAACAAAGGGTTTGATTCAAGATTACTTTGTAGAGAGAAGTCAATCTACTCTCGGACAAGGAGCTGAGTTGGCACAAAAATTTAAAAATGCTTTGCTTCGTTCTCGCTCAGAAACTGCTAAGTATGAATGTAAGCAAGGTTTACTTTACTTAAATCCCAATAATAGAGAAGTAAATGAGGATTTACTACAGAGACTCGTTCAAACAATTTGTGGAATTGCTAACTCCGATCCAGAAGTAGCAGGATATATTTTTATTGGAGTAGCTGACGGTAGAGAAGATGCAGAGAAAATTGAAAAATTAGATAGCTCTCATTTTGTTGAGGTGAGTGGTAGATATGTTGTTGGAATTGATAGAGAGGCTGAAATTTTAGGAAAAAAACTAGAAGATTATGTTGGGATAATAATTAATACGATCAAAAAATCTGAATTAACCGATCCATTGAAAACTCAAGTCATCACAAAACTTGATACAATAAAATATAAAGATTTATCGGTGATTATAATTAATATTCCACCTCAAAATCAAATTTCCTTTTTAGGTGAAAAAGCTTTTATCAGAGAAAATTCTTCAACGGTAGAAGCTAGAGGGAAAACACTGCTGGCTATTTATGATTTGTTTCAAAAACGATGA
- a CDS encoding DUF309 domain-containing protein → MATCLTVNRINYKSNYSIFIEQFNQEEFYACHDTLEAIWLEASEPERTLYQGILQVAVGIYHLGNENLRGAAILLEEGMGRLSRYQPDYADLDIAGFLQETKGLLTRVQQMSLQGSKDDGEGAIVYPKLRLMTDPKT, encoded by the coding sequence ATGGCAACTTGTCTCACTGTTAATCGAATTAACTATAAATCCAACTATAGTATTTTCATTGAACAATTTAATCAAGAAGAATTTTATGCCTGCCACGATACTTTAGAAGCCATTTGGTTGGAAGCGAGCGAACCGGAGCGAACGTTATATCAAGGTATTTTGCAAGTGGCAGTTGGTATTTACCATTTGGGTAATGAGAACTTGCGCGGAGCGGCCATATTATTAGAGGAAGGAATGGGACGGTTAAGTCGATATCAACCGGATTATGCGGATTTGGATATTGCCGGTTTTTTGCAGGAAACGAAAGGGTTATTGACTCGGGTGCAACAGATGAGTTTGCAGGGAAGTAAGGATGATGGAGAGGGTGCGATCGTTTATCCGAAATTGAGGTTAATGACCGATCCCAAGACATAA
- the uvrB gene encoding excinuclease ABC subunit UvrB, whose translation MDRFELEAPFQPTGDQPEAIAQLIENLKGGHRYQTLLGATGTGKTYTIAQAIARIGKPTLVLAHNKTLAAQLCNEFRQFFPKNAVEYFISYYDYYQPEAYLPLTDTYIEKTAAINDEIDMLRHSATRSLFESKYAIVVASISCIYGLGMPAEYLKAAIPLEIGKEVEQRQLLRDLATIEYTRNDMEMGRGKFRVKGDSLEIGPAYEDRIIRVEFFGDEIDRIYYVDPVTGKTLESLQKLSIYPARHFVTPKEQLQIACAQISEELNVQVAHLEAEGKLVEAQRLGQRTRYDVEMLSEVGYCNGVENYSRHLAGRQPGQPPECLVDYFPDDWLLVVDESHVTVPQVRAMYNGDRARKTVLIDRGFRLPSAADNRPLKSEEFWEKVQQCIFVSATPGDWEVELSEDRIVEQIIRPTGVIDPEVIVRPSEGQVDDLLREIRARIERNERTLVTTLTKKMAEDLTEYFQERSLQVRYLHSEIQSIERIEIIQDLRQGKFDVLIGVNLLREGLDLPEVSLVAILDADKEGFLRSQRSLIQTIGRAARHVNGQAILYADNLTDSMENAIAETERRRGIQTAHNRLHGITPKAINKPVDNSILAFLDISRRLNSQEMEDEIPLPDNLPLDELPNLIVELEQKMKAAAKDLEFEEAAKLRDRIKQLRDRL comes from the coding sequence ATGGACAGATTCGAGCTAGAGGCTCCATTTCAACCCACCGGGGATCAGCCTGAGGCGATCGCCCAACTCATTGAGAACTTGAAGGGCGGACATCGCTACCAAACCCTGTTGGGCGCGACGGGGACGGGAAAAACCTATACTATCGCCCAGGCGATCGCGCGGATTGGCAAGCCGACGTTAGTGCTCGCTCACAATAAGACTCTGGCGGCACAGCTTTGCAATGAGTTTCGGCAATTTTTTCCAAAGAATGCCGTAGAATATTTTATCAGTTATTACGATTATTATCAACCGGAAGCTTATCTGCCGCTGACGGATACTTATATTGAAAAAACGGCGGCGATTAATGATGAGATTGATATGCTGCGCCACTCGGCAACGCGATCGTTGTTTGAGAGCAAATACGCGATCGTTGTTGCTTCGATTAGTTGTATTTATGGGTTGGGAATGCCAGCGGAATATTTGAAGGCGGCGATTCCGTTGGAGATTGGCAAGGAAGTAGAACAGCGGCAATTGTTGCGGGATTTAGCCACGATTGAATATACCCGGAACGATATGGAAATGGGACGGGGAAAGTTTCGCGTAAAAGGCGATAGTTTGGAGATCGGACCGGCTTATGAAGACCGAATTATTCGGGTGGAGTTTTTTGGCGATGAAATCGATCGCATTTACTATGTCGATCCGGTGACGGGAAAAACCCTAGAAAGTTTGCAGAAACTCAGTATTTATCCGGCGCGCCACTTCGTTACTCCGAAAGAACAATTGCAGATAGCTTGCGCGCAAATTTCTGAGGAATTAAACGTACAAGTGGCGCATTTGGAAGCGGAAGGAAAGTTAGTGGAAGCGCAACGACTCGGTCAGCGGACGCGATATGATGTGGAGATGTTGAGCGAGGTTGGCTATTGCAATGGAGTGGAAAATTATTCCCGCCATTTAGCCGGACGACAACCGGGACAACCGCCGGAATGTTTGGTGGATTATTTCCCGGACGATTGGTTATTGGTGGTCGATGAATCTCACGTGACCGTGCCGCAAGTTCGGGCGATGTATAATGGCGATCGCGCTCGGAAAACCGTCTTAATCGATCGTGGATTTCGCTTGCCCAGTGCCGCTGATAATCGTCCGTTGAAGTCGGAAGAATTTTGGGAGAAAGTGCAGCAATGTATCTTTGTTTCGGCAACTCCTGGAGATTGGGAAGTAGAGTTATCGGAAGATCGAATAGTAGAGCAAATTATCCGACCGACGGGGGTAATCGATCCGGAGGTTATCGTCCGTCCGAGCGAGGGACAAGTGGACGATTTACTCCGAGAAATTCGAGCTAGGATAGAGCGAAACGAGCGGACGTTGGTGACGACGCTGACGAAGAAGATGGCGGAAGATTTAACCGAGTATTTTCAGGAAAGATCCTTACAAGTTCGCTATCTCCATTCCGAGATTCAATCCATCGAACGAATCGAGATTATTCAAGACTTGCGCCAAGGGAAATTTGACGTGTTAATTGGAGTGAATTTATTGCGGGAAGGATTGGATTTACCGGAAGTTTCTCTTGTCGCTATTTTAGATGCGGATAAAGAAGGATTTCTCCGCTCGCAACGCTCCTTGATTCAAACCATCGGCCGCGCCGCGCGTCACGTCAATGGTCAAGCGATTTTATATGCGGATAACTTAACCGATAGTATGGAAAATGCGATCGCAGAAACCGAGCGTCGTCGAGGCATTCAAACCGCACATAACCGGTTGCACGGCATTACGCCAAAAGCGATTAATAAACCGGTGGATAATAGTATTTTAGCCTTTCTCGATATCTCCCGTCGCTTGAACTCGCAAGAGATGGAAGACGAGATACCGTTACCAGATAATTTGCCTTTAGATGAGTTACCAAATCTGATTGTAGAGTTAGAGCAGAAGATGAAAGCAGCGGCGAAAGATTTGGAATTTGAGGAAGCAGCGAAATTGCGCGATCGGATTAAACAATTGCGCGATCGGCTTTAG
- a CDS encoding response regulator transcription factor, producing the protein MVGIQIIESNPHLRSLLSWHLQQAGYSVFQSAESLSARQVYMVREPTLVILDRGISGDRGLELCQWIFERQKSLVLMLSPRDGEMDIVEGLSAGADDYLTKPFGMQEFMARVEALVRRQKKLTPPAYLEYGDLNIDLVQRRVCLKGEAIDLTPQEFSLLYALAQVGGEPLSRAQLLQRAWPEDIDNPRTVDTHVLSLRKKIETDPRQPYLIQTVRNVGYRFNHNGLNGLPIDRRPPSMPSSAS; encoded by the coding sequence GTGGTCGGTATTCAGATTATTGAAAGTAATCCCCATCTGCGATCGCTCCTGAGTTGGCACCTGCAACAAGCGGGATACTCGGTGTTTCAGTCGGCCGAAAGTCTGAGCGCTCGCCAAGTCTATATGGTACGCGAACCGACGTTAGTTATTTTAGATCGCGGTATTTCTGGCGATCGCGGTCTCGAACTTTGTCAGTGGATTTTTGAACGACAAAAGTCGTTGGTTTTAATGTTATCCCCTCGCGATGGCGAAATGGATATTGTGGAGGGATTAAGCGCCGGAGCAGATGATTATTTAACGAAGCCATTTGGGATGCAGGAGTTTATGGCGCGGGTGGAAGCTTTAGTCCGACGACAGAAAAAACTGACTCCTCCAGCCTATCTCGAGTACGGCGATTTGAATATTGACTTAGTTCAGCGCCGTGTTTGTTTAAAAGGGGAAGCGATCGACCTAACGCCTCAGGAGTTTAGCTTGCTTTATGCCTTAGCTCAAGTGGGAGGAGAACCCCTCTCTCGCGCTCAACTTTTACAACGAGCCTGGCCGGAAGATATTGATAATCCTCGTACGGTAGACACTCATGTTTTATCATTACGAAAGAAGATTGAAACCGATCCGCGCCAACCTTACCTAATTCAAACGGTTCGCAATGTGGGATATCGATTCAATCATAATGGATTAAATGGATTACCGATCGATCGCCGTCCGCCATCAATGCCTTCGAGCGCGTCTTAA
- a CDS encoding DUF6761 family protein translates to MLQDTQTIRFYQKITDALVELWNRGYRYDDLRMYLEGYLASLKHSNAIETYLVHRLEEEAYRYLRDRSNFEMPMPQPESRYY, encoded by the coding sequence ATGCTGCAAGATACCCAAACCATCCGTTTTTACCAAAAAATTACTGATGCCCTGGTCGAGCTATGGAATCGAGGTTACCGTTATGATGACCTACGCATGTACCTCGAAGGGTACTTAGCCTCGCTCAAACACTCAAACGCCATTGAAACCTATTTAGTACACCGCCTTGAAGAAGAAGCTTATCGCTATTTGCGCGATCGCTCCAACTTTGAAATGCCTATGCCCCAACCTGAATCCAGATACTACTAG
- the grxD gene encoding Grx4 family monothiol glutaredoxin has protein sequence MTPELKEQFDKVIQEHKIVVFMKGNKLMPQCGFSNNVVQMLNHFGVSYETINVLENDAIRQGIKEYSNWQTIPQVYINGEFIGGSDIMVELFQSGELEQMLTVAVAS, from the coding sequence ATGACTCCAGAGTTAAAGGAACAATTTGATAAGGTAATTCAGGAACACAAAATTGTTGTGTTTATGAAGGGCAATAAGTTAATGCCCCAATGCGGATTTTCTAACAATGTGGTGCAGATGCTGAACCATTTTGGCGTTTCCTATGAAACGATTAATGTGTTGGAAAATGATGCAATCCGCCAAGGGATTAAGGAGTATTCTAACTGGCAGACGATTCCTCAAGTTTATATTAATGGGGAGTTTATTGGCGGATCTGACATTATGGTTGAGTTGTTCCAAAGTGGAGAACTGGAGCAGATGCTGACGGTTGCTGTTGCTTCTTAG